ACGAATGCATTCGCGAGTGCTATCCGGTTGAAATCACCTATTTCACTGCCAGCCGGCAGGAACTGACCCACCGTCTGATAGAGCCGTACCACCTCTTTCTGGCGCGTGGCGATCTTCATGTGATTGCCTTCGATCATCTCCGTGGTGAACTGCGCCAATTTGCGCTCTACCGAATCAGGCAATGGCAGGTTCGCCGGCATGAACGGTTTGTTCGCAATCCACAGATTGATATCGCAGCGTATCTCCGCAATGGTTTTGTCGTTGAAGGCGGTACCCAGCCATTGCTGATCGAGATTGCGTTTGACCGTGAGCAGGCGCCGTATATTCGAGAACGGCAATGGCATGCGACCCAGCAGCTTGAAGATCAGCCTGATGGTGGAGTGATCCTGCGCTTTCAGAGCGGTGCTCTCGGCGAGATCAAACGTTGGGTGTTGGGCTATGGCTCGCACGCACGGGTGCTATCCCCACCCGAACTGGTGCAG
This genomic window from Chloroflexus aurantiacus J-10-fl contains:
- a CDS encoding helix-turn-helix transcriptional regulator, with the translated sequence MSRLERLVTIDSLIRSRTYPSVADFCARFELSERAIFADLAYLRERIGAPLAYSRRNGGYYYRDPTWVMPMLQVTEGELLAFLISTELSRRYLGTPFAAPLRRLLQRMEAYITEQIVVHPDALLAHLTFQPGALAAVDPELVQVLHECIRECYPVEITYFTASRQELTHRLIEPYHLFLARGDLHVIAFDHLRGELRQFALYRIRQWQVRRHERFVRNPQIDIAAYLRNGFVVEGGTQPLLIEIAFDREQAPYIRERQWHATQQLEDQPDGGVILRFQSGALGEIKRWVLGYGSHARVLSPPELVQMVADELRKAAALYT